The nucleotide window AAAATACCTTAGGTACTCTTCTCTTATCCATAAgggaatttaaataaattacctagTAATTAACTGAATACTTACTAAGAGCGGTCGGAGACAAAATAAAGCTAACCACCTCTTTATAAACAACACCAAACACCATTATGGTGGTCACATTTCAACCTACACCTTTcgataaaagtttttaatttccttCGACAGTTTTtacctataatttatttttgtactgtcaattttttaaattttataatagactTTGCCATTCCGATCATCTCAGTTATAGTCCACTTtcaatacctatatatatacgtaCCCTTTGTAATATAAACTACAAACGTGAATAGGAACTCGCGTTTCTTTGAGGCATTGCTCTGTTTATTTGTAGTGGCGCCCGAGCGCATTGTCAATTATTGCTTGATTTAATACTACAATGCGCCAACATTCTATTCTCAACTCCATCCTATTATTCAGTCAGTCGATGtgaattttattcatacaaaGAATcgtaaatattcatttataccGACGTTACTCTAGTCAAAAGTCGAATTGCTCGTAAAATCTATGCATTGTTTGTGAAAGTTTAACCAATATCATGTTTTACGAGTGCATTAGTATTTTCCTTATATTATTCTAGTATCGAGGAAAGCGGAGTTTGGAACATAAACTTTTTGTTCAATCTTGCTGGAAATccttttcttgttactgtcaTTTGATAAGCATAAAATATGTTACTTTAACTAGGTATTATAAATTGcagtagttttttaaaattttattatttcgatAAGAAACTTTCTCATTTGGagagaaatatacatacatataatcacatttatatctctggcgggatagacagagccaacagtcccgaaaaaatcaataggccacgttcagctgcttggccatatgatggaattgagattgaaatagtgacaagtgactagcccattgccttaaagaagaatcccaagtttataagcctaatccttagtcgccttttacttgccgagaactacacggcacaggACTAAAATATACCTTTACCTACTCCTGAGTGCTACATTgctttcaaaatatataaatcttcaTCCATTGATAATACCTAATATGGTCCAACGCGTTGTATGAATTTCAAATATCTCTCTGCCTGATGCATTCAGTTCTATAGATATCCATTCGAATGTTCTATTGAATGTGATAGCTTACATTTAGATCTCTCTCTTTGAAGTGTCAAAGTTGAGGTAACATGTAGGGTTAGGTATgtaaattgtatatatttgtgaACCCACAATATGTAAGGAATAtgaatagaaatatataaattaacaaatattgtatatcccgcaagggatatagacgtgactttatggatgtatgtataaacacaaGTATCGTTATTCTTATTCCAGTCAAAGACCCTATGGCTAATCATACTGAAAACTCCTTTCACCATTCTAAAAAATCAAGAACCAATATGGATTTTCTTTCACTTTCGCTCTCTCTGTCTCTCTCGCTCTCATCCTTgtgtgttcccagttgcactaTTACGTCTAAACTTCTTGATTTGGGAATCACCTCATAGATCCTCTTTCACTTGTTCCACTTCaccatcaataaaaatattagatacATTTTGTAATTCTCATTCCCTTCCCATGTTTCAAAatcgattatatttttactaaagtTCACCTTACCAGCTTACCATGTCCTCTTAGGCTCTTAGGCCGATAACTCCAAAGCTTTACCTAAGAATAACTGGCATATCGTTCACCAGGTAACATCCGACACAAGAAGGGCAGACGCCTTCGACCTACGGTATTCAGCGAACCAACTGCGCAATGAAACGAAGATCAAGACGGATTGGGACAGCTACCACAATAACAATCGGCTCAGAGCCAGGTAATTTTTACCCAGTTTTTTTAGGATATACATACGTTTAAACGACGCAACTTTCGCGAAGGGGAGGCAGaaattacatatttccacttgccatagTCTTAATGCTTCTTTTGCTTGATTCATCACTCTATAAGTAAGCTAGATAGAGAACTCTTAAGCTTGTAGTCTCTGCGTACCCTTTTGGGAAGGAGGCGTGATTCAGTATAACATAATCTGAACAACACTGAATCCTCTTGACTTGAATTTTCGCCAGAATATGTCCCCGTCTCGGATAAGATTATTCTTTCAACTTTCAAATTCATTTATCAAcacttttcttcttttatcaatcatctttttcttcaataggtaattaatgataaatatgaGATTACTTGAGTCTTATATTTTTGCTATAAGAGCAggaaactttttattacttaaagcataattaaaatatagtatcagtATGTTTTTGTCCTGATGTTATTCCCAGACACGATCACACAATATCAGAACttgcatttaaattttagcTCCTTTTAGTGTAAGTTGACTAagacatttttgaaataattttaaacgcTTCGTCATACATAAAACGTTAATTtgttcataataataacagaGTCTACGAAATAGAACAATGGAGGTCGACAATTCAAGAACTGCTCGATCGTTTGGACCGCGAGATGGCTAGCCTGAAAGAGGAGAAGGCGTCGACCGAGAGAGAGTTGGAACAACTGAACATGCCTCTGCTTGTTTGCTCTGAATGCTTGTCTAACAGGGACGGCAGGAGAAGCTCTGAATTGACATATGATCTTGCTGATACCGAGTTGAAAAAGGTGAGTTATGATTTTCTGTTGCCAAGGTctgaaatgataataaatgttGTGATTTCAACATAATGATGAACTGTTTAGATTtagtttgaaattttattgttcataaaaaaaaaaaaacgatctCTTCGTTTCGAACCAGCAGAATTGAGGCGATCTAGAGCTCACATCTTGAAATATAATCAGTTATACACTCGATTCGGAAATACAGTCGAGAATAATTGCTGTGATAAaagaatacctacatacatacatataatcacgtcaatatcccttgcggggaagacaaagctagtagtcttgaaagactgataggccacgttcagctgtctggcttaTTGAtacgagatttaaatagtgacaagttgctagcccatcacctgaaagaagattcccaagtttataagcctattctttGGTCGCCTTTTTCTACACCCATTGGAaggagacggagtggtcctattcttttttttctattagtgccggaaaccacaccgAACACGTCAAAAGGACTTTTATGTATTAAGACGTTCCTGCTTCTACTTTTGTACTGCAGGAACTCTGCGTAACAGAAAGTAATAAGAAAATGTTGATTGATCGCTGCCAATCAGCCTGGGAGAAGATCAATAAACTAGAAGTGGTCAAGTTCAAACTCCAACTGGACCTGAAAGACAAGAACGAAGCCCTGCAGATTGACAAAGACATGCTCAGTCTGGACAAGGATTGTGCAAACATAACTTATAAAACTGACTCGTTGAAGACTCCGAAACGGTAATATCTAAGTTATTAAAAGACAGTTAAGTCGCATGAGTTTATATACTCAACGGAGTTCTAACAATCGAGGATTTCATTTTTACGTATTTAAAGCTTAATATAAACCCATTGTGTTCCTTAATCCCTTTTTAATTTCTGATTTacgggaaaattaaaaatatgtttattaacagatgtattaaatatttatgggtCAGAGCTCAGTTAGAGGCAATGCAGTAGTATTGAACGTTTATTTATGGAAAAATCTAGTTATTTTCCTGATTTATCCCATATTATGCGTTATGGTTTAAGCTGGGTGTCACATTGTGCTATTACGAGTATTAAACTCCGTATAGAAACGTGGTAAACGGCAGTATCAGGGCTCTTTAATGCTATGGAGTGTTGGAAAACAAGGAAATTTTGGCAAGGAGTTAGCTATGTCATAAATTGCctattcataataaatttaccgcattatttatttttctggtAGAGTATTTACTCATGCGGTAATCTGCAAACTTTACGACACTCCATCCTGTTAAGCGCAATCAAAATCACATTTCCTTCACCTGCCGCCACAGTAcagctataaaatattatacggcaaataaatattgtataatatataaaatatggagGCAATAAAACAGGATTATTAACAGAGGAATACCTCATCACAAGgatcctaactaatattacaaatgcgaaagtaagtttatttgtttgtttcctGTCTcatcacgcgttatctactgaatctAGTTTGAAATATGGAAAAGCAATAGAAAGATATTAAGGTGGTGACAGCTTAATATTCTACAggccataaaaataaattctacttCATAGAAACTTTTACTTCAAACTTATTAAAAGATAATGCCATTACAGCATGATAACTAACCAGCAATGGATCGACAAATGTGAAGCGACTAAGAAAATGGCACTAGACGAGTTGGCTGACACTCTTCGTCTGCGCGAAGCCCTGTTTGTGGCCAGGGGTAGAGCCAGGAACGCCTTGCGAGCTCAGACTGATGTAACAAATTACATGCTGAGAAGGAGGATCTATGATACCCAGCGGGCGAGGAATGAACTGCAGTGGCAGAAGATGAAGGTAATAATGaccaaaatttttcatttgcaCAAAGCTTTATTCGTGGCTTTGTGGTTGTGAAGCAGAAGAAATAATAGTTTGAAGGACTCAATATCTTCCTGTATATATAGTAGCgcgaaacaaaaatacaaaggcATTGATAATTAATTCATCTAATACTACATATGTAAGTTCAAACACGATGCCGATTGTCAAACATTTTCAAACCTTTTTCGCAGCGGTTCTTAAACGCTACATTTACTGACCTCCGAGCTTTGTAGCCAACAGCTGAAAATACAAAGGGGCAAACAGAAACGACGACAAGAATTTAACAAATGACTAATCGTAATCGTGGATGTATTGAAAGAATCCAGTCAGCTTAACAATTAAAGAATTCAGGAGTAAATCATGTCCTGTTTTTTGGTCAGCAATAAAAGTTTACATTACAGATGGAAGAAAACATGGACAAACTCAACAACGAGATAAAAACAATGGGCGAGCAGTTTGCTGACAAGGTGAACGCGCTGAAGGTAGCCGAGACCAGGCTGGAGACGCGAGGGTACCGCCCCGGGATCGAACTGGCGTCCGACGAGGCAGACATCGGGCTCAAGGAGGAAGTGAGGAACCTGAGGGAGACTATCAGGCAGTTGCAGGAGAAGTTGGACTGTgccaagtaatttatttttcttgtctaatttttcttcttgctagagatttttttttaatataacagaTATTACATATTAGATTTGAATGCGTTTCTTCAGTTTTAAGACGCTGTAGGACAAAGTAGAAATGGAAATGTCGGAAAACGAACTTGCAACTTAGAGCAGGTAAAGATGTGAAAGGGCTGCTAAGtagatgaaaaaaattaactctTTACGCTTCGTAATATaatccaaattaaaaatatcattcaaaatttaaaaaaaaaaaattttaattaaattttcttcagctgatgtttttttatagaGGCATAAAAAACTGCatagtatgtaaatatgtaatgaaatattaatttttagagCAACGTACAACGCACTTGAAGGTACATCTATCCAGATAGCCATAGACTTGAACGACAAAGAAGCGACCTTGGAAACCGACATCCGTGCTTTGGAAATGAGAGCAGCCCTGGAACCCAAACGTCCTCAGGGCACTGAGAAGAACCTAATCTTGGCCAGCATGAAGGATGAAGTGCCTAATGttgaaaactaattaaaaagtgAAGAATAAGATATGAGGAAGTGTTGGACTGAATCAAAATCTTACACAGAAGTAAAAACATGGCATGGAAcattcttaaaattatttaataaattttggtgaTGCCGATTTGCATTTcgttttttttgcattttatggGGGATTCAAAAGCAGTTAATTTGTTGACACGTCTTACATTAATGAGATCCGGTTGCGTCCTGACCCCTCTGGCGAGGAGCCCGGTATgtacctttgaccatgatcctgttACAGGTTTTTACACCAAGCGACTCCCGTCAGACCACTGCAATCTTTGCCGAGAACTTAACCAATATTGGGTCCTGCTTACCCAACTAGTTGTCTGGATGTGCAGGATTCCTCacatgttttccctcgccttAAAAGTATTGGCTggtaatcaaactaatgtagatAAACTGAGAAAACAGTCACTGGTCCATAGCTGCGGTAAAAAGGTTAATGATACAtggaaaataatagtttttttctgGTCGCAAGCGGATAAGGACAAAATGAATatacatgaaatgaaaaattcttgATCCTTAAGTGAGTGACGTGAGTGTTCGTtccaatatatttaaattttctcctatctaaaagattttaataataatcacactacataaaaaataaaagtaacatttattatgttacttttattttttatgcaaatatatataacattactCTTTAAATACAGCCCCTAGCCTCCTAGTGTAttttgtatcaaatagcaaAAGAAGACTTACTAACGTTGCGAAATAACCCGTtgctaaacaaataaaatagattttttaaaaatccacCTTCATTCTACCTTAAGAGAATCAACAAGTTTTACTGGAATGGAAACTCAAGTTTTAAAAAagctataattaaaatataaattcttgCCTAGAATCATCCTCCTCTTAGCTTTAttctcggttgcatcctcacctttctgaCTATCGAGTAGCCGAATAGCCTTTGTTAACGATCCTGGATAGGGTAAGTCAGATTTCAACACAaatgcaacctttgcaggagaaacTAAGTCTTTGGGGCTTACACATCCAATGACCTGAATGTGAAGtgaaggtttcctcacgatgtttttcgtcatcgtaagagcatcggtcaGGTATCAAACTATAATAACAGGATATGAACACTcgcaattaaatcaaattaaatatttaaactcagaaaagagttatTGATGAAACATGGCAGTTTAAATATTGCCTTTTTATTAACTGGATATTGCAGACAAATAAATGAGAAATAGTCAACTATGAATTCATTTCCTTCCTTTTCTGAAGTCGGCACAAACATTTGCCCAACACAGGCCTGAAATCAAATTACTTGGATAGAATTAGAGCCACTTAGTCGGACCCCTGGTGACTCCATGCTTCGTTTGCTTGAGTGTCTCCAAGGAATATAAATTGAGGAGGATTCCTGCCATCTTCACATTCATCTGGCACTACTACTCCTGATACGAACGATCCAGTAAgtccattttctttttaaaattggctttatatttaaattgttgtaaatGTTGCTTTATGAAGGTTGAATTTTTAGGTTGAGTtagctttatttcttttgttttttaaaaaagtacctTGCTGTTTGGACAGTTTAGTTGACAGACTGTTGGTCTCAAATGGGGTATCGGCACTcgcatttaatttttctttttataatcctctcccattttaaaatttttagaaatCCATTTAGCTTGTAGGTTTATCTGTCTGGCCCTCTAAATTGACTTTAGGACAAAAACCTaccttaataatttattttcttatttatgtacacagaaaacatcgagaattataaacacaaaaaacaaagtaaCATAGGTTgcatatttcaaaagaaatctcttccagcacaCTCGAGATAGTTTATGTTAGTGATCCGACCCTATGAtgtcatttttgatttgacttgcatatacaaatatagtttATATCTATTAAAACACTTTTAGAAACCAGAAGATCTTGTTAGGGACTTAACATACGCGTTAAactggatattttttttgtcatgatTTCATACGCGGAAATTGAAAAGACGAATCAATCATAACATGTAAGAACTTTTTATATCCGGCTAACCGATACGTACCTAACGATTTATTTAGGAAGTGTTATATCTACAATTATTGTGATTTAAACAGATCGTGTGATAAGCAGATCCGCTTCCTAAAAGGTGAGACGGTCGTAAGTACCCGTTCATTCTAGAGCCTCGTACATTGCCGTCCCAGTTCCTTCCTCgttcaaataattatgaagATTACCGACTGTGTATtgtgtaaattaatttgatcgTAGGCAATGTTCAGCTCGGTACGAGAAACTTGTCTAGAGGTTATTTACATTTGACTTTTGTCCGTCCGGAAgtaaatttcttttgtttttaaacggGCGATTCTGTTAAGCTATTTAAATTGTCTTGTCGAaaacctttttaaaattacactgTCTGGGCACGATTTGGGCGCGAGTTCAAGGTTCTATTTGgagatgtaaattttattttaatcaacgtAATTAGGTTTTTACTGTGAGGGAATAGAATCTAAATTTTTCGGTTTGTTAATTGgttgtaaagtaaaaagaataacCCAAGTATCATCAATGTATTGAGAATTCAGGCGCCCCAAGCTACTGCTGAAGGAGACCCAGTTGGCATCGATGGAAATAATGTTATGGACATGACAACATTTTTGTTAAGTTTGCTTTGATTAATCGTTAACGTTCATCGTGAAATTCAGAATGTTCACTTGGTATTgtcaatacaatacaatgttCTGGGTACCCCTTACATTAAGAAATTGTTCGATATCTCTCGATACTTTCGCTTTCATTCACAATTTATTCTCAAGTTTTATAAGTGTCTTCTGAATCCATGGAAAAATAAAGCGGAAAATTGATAagctaaaaataataggagTCACTTTAAAAATGAGACCAAAAATTTCCGAAAGCGCAATAAATGCAACGATTTGAACATTGCACTTTGGACACATGACTTTGTTATCAAAAACCTTGCAACATTTCATCACAAGTCTTCTGAGAACGATGTAACACTTTTATAGACCTTGGTTTACCAAATTACATAATGTGAACCTTGACTTTTTTTCGCATATtgttttttccttttattggGATGTTACCTGAGGAAAATGTACCCTTTTTttcgtaaatttttaattggtaCTGTTTAGGAAAAGTTCAGTTTACAAACATCCTTATATATTTGAAAGATATACCACAACGGAGGAAATTGACTGTAAAGGTGACGAAGATTTTTAACtgtaacttttttaaagtacctatgttGATTGAGAggtattataattacttataacaTTACCTTTATATAAGAGATGTATAGGAATTAAACTGAGAATCTCCTTACATCAAAATGTTGATTTTGATAtcaaagaagaaatatataggtacacacGTTAAATATGACCAGAAACAAATAATGCATACTGCTATTAAAAGctttaaaaagttatgaagTGACTAGCTAATTGTTAATGAATACTTAACGAATACCTTACGTTGAtcaagttcaaattaaatgaCTGACCGATAATTCAAGGAAATTTCAACGGCATATCCCCATTATGCCCGTCCTAAAATTATGTACTTCCTACTTAGAACTTTCGATTTTTGTAAAGGTAGATCCGTTTCCTGGGAATTTCTTTCGCTGCCCCACCACACTGCTCATAGCCATAGCCATGCTTGCGCTATGTCCACCTTACATATTTAAACAAGAATCGCGTTCGTATGGTTGTGtccaaaattttcttttgaattcTCAAGCTTTACCCAAAGAGTGGTCGAAGGCGGTCGGTGTAGTAACCTTGGATTTTAATTGATGCATCGGATTGTTACGGTGAGTGTTGTCgctcttttgttttgtttacttgcatttttttttcttttttaatgtgcATGTGACCACGTGTAAACAGcaaaacattgttttgttcTGGCAGCATCTTGTCCAACTGAAACGTGTCTACTTTACG belongs to Amyelois transitella isolate CPQ chromosome 10, ilAmyTran1.1, whole genome shotgun sequence and includes:
- the LOC106137763 gene encoding tektin-B1, encoding MQSVVTFEKPLPHLSLSDWDARLYGLQVTSDTRRADAFDLRYSANQLRNETKIKTDWDSYHNNNRLRARVYEIEQWRSTIQELLDRLDREMASLKEEKASTERELEQLNMPLLVCSECLSNRDGRRSSELTYDLADTELKKELCVTESNKKMLIDRCQSAWEKINKLEVVKFKLQLDLKDKNEALQIDKDMLSLDKDCANITYKTDSLKTPKRMITNQQWIDKCEATKKMALDELADTLRLREALFVARGRARNALRAQTDVTNYMLRRRIYDTQRARNELQWQKMKMEENMDKLNNEIKTMGEQFADKVNALKVAETRLETRGYRPGIELASDEADIGLKEEVRNLRETIRQLQEKLDCAKATYNALEGTSIQIAIDLNDKEATLETDIRALEMRAALEPKRPQGTEKNLILASMKDEVPNVEN